The Haloterrigena turkmenica DSM 5511 genome includes the window AGATGAGCGGCGTCCAGCGGACGCTCGAGTTCGACCAGATCGTCTACCCTGCGGCGAACCGAGAGACTCGGGGCGGCCGCGTCGGCTTCTACACTGCGCCGATCGACGCGGCGACGATCTCCGCGGTGCGAAAGCACCTCGGCGGCATCGAAAAGCCCGCTCACCTCGATCTCGAGATGGACGTCTGCGCGGCCGGTGACTCGAGCCAGCCGGGCTGCAACGAGTGCGTCGAGGCCTGCCCGCACGACGCGGTCGAGCGCTCGCGGATCGACGAGGTCGCGTTCCACGAGGAGGCCTGCCAGAACTGCGGGGCCTGCACCAGCGCCTGTCCGACGGGCGCGACGCGGCTGCGCGAGCCCTCGAACGAGCGCATCGCCCGCGAGGTCGAGGCCCTGCTGCGACCGACCGACGAGGAAGGAGGCTGGCTCCTGAACCGCTCGGGTTCGGACGTCGAATCGCCCATCGTCGCGTTCGTCTGTTCCGAAGAGGCCGACGACGCGCTGGCGGAGTACGGCCGTCTGGCCGCCGCGGGCAAGGCCGCAGTCGAGTACCCGCCGATCCTCCCCGTGCGCGTGAACTGTACCGATACCGTCGGCGAGGCCCACGCGATGCACGCGCTGGCCTGCGGCGCCGACGGCGTCGCCGTCGTCGGCTGCGGCGGCGACTGCCTGCACTCCGGCCCTGATCCGAAGGCCGACCTCGTCGAGCGCCTCAACCGGGCCAGCAGCGACCTCGAGCTCGGCGACCGGTTCGCGTTCTTCGCGCCGGATCCAGACGAGCCGGGCGCCTTCGTGGAGGCGATTTCGACCTTCGCCGTCGAACTCGAGCCCTCGCCAATTTCGGCCGGCGAGTACGAGGCCACCGGCGGAATCGATGACGGGAGGGAGAGCCCGCCGTTCGACAGCCACGGCTGGACGTTAGAGAGCGTCCGGGCGATCCTCGAGCACGTCGACCCCGACCGCGAGGTGATTCGAGGGCTGAAGGACTTCGGCCGGATGGAGGTCGGCGACGGCTGTACGCTCACGCCCACGTGTTCGAACCTCTGTCCGACCGACGCGATTCGCCGCGACGAGGAGACGGCGACGCTGGAGTTCAACCACGAGCAGTGCGTCAACTGCGGCACCTGCGAGGAGGGCTGCGTCGAGGACGTAATCGCGATGCGCGACGGCCTCGACCTGACGCTGCTGCCGGAGAACCGCCCGGACGCGGACGATCCCGCCTGGGTCGCGGTCCACGACGGCGAGATGCGCGAGTGCAATCGCTGCGGGAAGCCCTTCGCGAGCGAGGGCACCGCACGGAAGATCCAGTCGGAGGTCGGCGACGCCGTCGCCGGACTCGTGCCGGGTGCACAGGGGAGCGTCTTCGAGTACTGCGGCGACTGTCGCGCGCAACTGCTCTACGACCGCGGCAACGGCTAATCGCGACTGACGATCACGATCGACCCACAGTCATGAGTGTAAACCAACAAGCGCTATACGAAGCACGGCTCGAGCTGGTGAACTTCCTGATCGACGCGTTCGCGGACGTGCCCAGCGAGGCGTTCGTCGAGGCAATTCTCTCGGAAGACGTCCTGTTACCCGACGAGGGCGCCGGTGAGAAACTCGACGAGGGGTTCGCGACCCTCGAGTCGTTCATCGAGGCGAACCGCGATCGGGAGGTCGAGGACGTTCGAGACGACCTCGAGCGCGAGTTCACCCGGCTGTTCGTCGGCCCGCGACCGCCGATCCTCCCCCACGAGACCTACTACCGCGAGGACACGGACTTCCGCGGCGCGGGACTGGCGAAAGTCGAGGCCAGCTACGGCGCCGCGGGCTGGTCGCCGCCCGAGGAGTACCCCGAGGAGAACGACTACGTCGCCGTCGAACTCGCTTTCCTCCGCTATCTGATCCGCCAGCAGCGGGCCGGCTACGAGGAGACCGTCGGCTACCAGCGCGTCTTCCACGAGGAACACCTCTCCGAGTGGATCCCCGCCTTCGCCGCCGACGTTCGCGAGACCACCGACGAGCGGTTCTACGAGGCCGTCGCTTCGATCCTCGAGGGAACCGTCGCGTTCGAGGAGGAGATCGCGATGAGCACGGCCTGAGTACGGAACCGCGTTGCGGAATCGGTCGCTCGCAACCGACTCACGCCGAGACTGGTCACGAGCGCTGAGTGTTCGGCTCGACATACACCAACTATGTGGGTGTTAGCATTAAGCACGGAACTCGCGTGGCTATCGTCGTGACTCGCATACTAAACCCGCAAACGAACACCGCACACAAACCGCGCGACGATGGGAGCGCCCGCGCGACGGCGTGCGGCTCGCTCGTGAGCGCGACCCACGACCGCACCCGCGTCGTCTCCGACGAGACGGTCCAGACGTCGGCCGTGATCAAACGGTGCGGCAGCTGTTTCGACGACGTCACTGGCTACTGACGAGACCGCAGAATCGAACCGCACGCGATCAGTCGTCTTCGTCCCGGAATCCTTCGAGGACCTCGTCGCTGAACGAAACGTCCCCGTCGACCTCGCCGTCGTTGATGCGGTGTGGCGCCTCGTGATCCCACACCTCCCTGCCGCACGAGCACTCGAGGGCCGGCTTCGGTTTCCAGTCGGTGTGCGTCATAGACACACGTTCACTAGCCACGGGATTATAGCTTTCCCGCGATTCGCGTACAGGTCGGCACCTCGACGGTTGACTCCACACGTTCGGGCGGCGTCGTCGATCACCACGGGCGCGGATCGTCCGGATCCGCGGACTCCGTCTCCTCGCCCTCGAGGAACGCTCGCGCGAACAGGTCGACGTGCATCGCGAGGACGTCCGCGGGCTCGAGCCCGTACGCGCCGGCCTGCTTCTCGAGGAAAGCCGCGAGGTCGTCGCTCGGATAGTGGTGAATCGCGCCATCCTCGACGGCGAACTCGACCTCGGTCGCGTCGGCGACGAGGTGTTCGATCTCGAGCAGTGCCTGTTCGGCCTTGGTCTCGAGGGCGTCGTCCTCGTCCATGAGGCGGTTATCGCCCCAGTCGGCCGCGGCCTCGCGGAACCGGTCGCTGACGGGGACGGTGAGTCGGTCGTCGGTCATCTCTCGGGCGGCCACTCCTCCGGTGCGGGGTCGGGTTCGCCGAGCGCGCCGAACGAGGCGATCAACAGGGCGAGGAACGCGACGATGACGAGCAACCCCATCAGGCCCCCGAGGCCGTTTTGGCCGACCCAGTTGTCACCGATGATCGGTCCCATCTGATCGACGATCCGGGCCCCGATCACGACGGTCCAGCCGATGGCGAACAACAGCCCCGCCGTGACGAGCGGGTTGTGTTCGATCGCAGTACGGATACCCATGCGAATGGGAACGACACGCACGGTGAAAACACCCTACCCTACTGGTACTCGTGAGTGACCGTCATCGCGGTCGAAATTCTCCGACGGCGAGGCATCGACCGGTCTCGAACCAGGCATCTGCGTTCAATCACTCGTTTCCCCCTTCGTTCGGAATCCGCCGGAGACGCGGTTCTCGTTCGGCGGGGTGTCCGAGAATTACGACTTATTTACTACCGGAGCGATCCGAAGTATTCCATCGGACGGTTCCGATCGTCTGTGAGCGTACGAGATACTTATTCGAGTAGCGGACGACTACCCTCGCATGGGCGACCGAGCGGACGACGTGAGAAACGGAGGTGACGCGAACGAAGCGACGGCTCTCCGGCGGTATCAGACGCTCGTAAACGAAATCGATGACGGGGTGTATCAGCTCGATGCCGCCGAACGGTTCGTCACGATCAACGATCGGTTCGTGGAGTTGACGGGCTACGCGCGCGACGCCCTTCTCGGGGAGCACGTTTCCCTCGTGTTCGACGAGACCGATCGGCAGCGAGTCAAACGGGAGCTCTCCGAACTCCGTACGACGGGGGGTCGGCGGAACGAAACG containing:
- a CDS encoding hydrogenase iron-sulfur subunit, whose product is MKVGSFVCSCADTCDIDLEAAREGVEGVDVAASSRLLCEDGLPAMEQVIDEYDLDQLIVTCPERRVQRKLERVAGAQGVHPDAVSFVDQREGAGWVHDEAGATAKTARMVNARQAGLEAESPSRTLTAAAGDSVAVVADPDTAAALADDADVTLIADGEEYVDSAAALDDVTIERGRVVDVDGRFGEFEVRLESQVTEECISCMKCVREGPDGQVTRYPVDIDPDAPDGAWTDVCPTDAIEMSGVQRTLEFDQIVYPAANRETRGGRVGFYTAPIDAATISAVRKHLGGIEKPAHLDLEMDVCAAGDSSQPGCNECVEACPHDAVERSRIDEVAFHEEACQNCGACTSACPTGATRLREPSNERIAREVEALLRPTDEEGGWLLNRSGSDVESPIVAFVCSEEADDALAEYGRLAAAGKAAVEYPPILPVRVNCTDTVGEAHAMHALACGADGVAVVGCGGDCLHSGPDPKADLVERLNRASSDLELGDRFAFFAPDPDEPGAFVEAISTFAVELEPSPISAGEYEATGGIDDGRESPPFDSHGWTLESVRAILEHVDPDREVIRGLKDFGRMEVGDGCTLTPTCSNLCPTDAIRRDEETATLEFNHEQCVNCGTCEEGCVEDVIAMRDGLDLTLLPENRPDADDPAWVAVHDGEMRECNRCGKPFASEGTARKIQSEVGDAVAGLVPGAQGSVFEYCGDCRAQLLYDRGNG
- a CDS encoding TorD/DmsD family molecular chaperone, giving the protein MSVNQQALYEARLELVNFLIDAFADVPSEAFVEAILSEDVLLPDEGAGEKLDEGFATLESFIEANRDREVEDVRDDLEREFTRLFVGPRPPILPHETYYREDTDFRGAGLAKVEASYGAAGWSPPEEYPEENDYVAVELAFLRYLIRQQRAGYEETVGYQRVFHEEHLSEWIPAFAADVRETTDERFYEAVASILEGTVAFEEEIAMSTA